From one Lotus japonicus ecotype B-129 chromosome 3, LjGifu_v1.2 genomic stretch:
- the LOC130746526 gene encoding probable splicing factor 3A subunit 1, with translation MLGSLPILPLPAPPLDGNLGPLPDSQVTEERRDERPSDEEQRASAPPPATVATHTRTIGIIHPPPDIRTIVDKTSQFVAKNGPEFEKRIIANNTGNAKFNFLNASDPYHAYYQHRLAEFRSQNQSSAQESGDDSVVPESTPSAPAPDGNGVVEAAEKPDISAQFRPVRKVLEPPEAEQYTVRLPEGITGEELDIIKLTAQFVARNGKSFLTGLTSREVNNAQFHFLKPTHSMFTFFTSLADAYSKVLMPQKGLTEKLRKSVPDMTTILERCVNRLEWERSQEQARQKAEDEIEQERIQMAMIDWHDFVVVETIDFADDEDEELPAPMTLEEVIRRSKVSSAMDEDFVEPGKDMEIDMDEEETRLVEEGMRAASLEDNGDGKKNEIKVTEDPEPPMRIVKNWKRPEDRVPAERDPTKFVVSPITGELIPISEMSEHIRISLIDPKYKEQKERMFAKIRETTLAQDDEISRNIVGLARTRPDIFGTTEEEVSNAVKAEIEKKNDEQPKQVIWDGHTGSIGRTANQAMSQSIGSEDQNEARNLPGPAAPPPRPGMPSIRPLPPPPGLALNLPRVPPNFQYSAQHSAGLPMPPPRPPVIPMIPSVRPAPPPPMQMTSGQQSVMAGQQPPMAPSISMNGQPMHIPPPPGSQFTPVPRPYNPMSHPPPMMPMNMMHPPPMPQGMPPPPPEEAPPPLPEEPEPKKQKLDDSSLIPEDQFLAQHPGPVRISISVPNVDEGNLKGQVLEITVQSLTETVASLKEKIAGEIQLPANKQKLSGKPGFFKDNLSLAHYNVSGGETLALSLRERGGRKR, from the exons ATGCTAGGTTCATTGCCCATACTACCTCTCCCGGCTCCTCCGCTCGATGGAAATCTCGGTCCTCTTCCCGATTCTCAGGTTACCGAGGAGAGGAGGGATGAGAGGCCCTCTGATGAGGAGCAGAGAGCTTCTGCTCCGCCGCCCGCGACTGTCGCGACACACACTAGAACCATTGGGATAATTCATCCCCCTCCGGATATCAGGACTATTGTAGATAAAACCTCGCAGTTCGTGGCTAAAAATGGTCCCGAATTCGAGAAGAGGATTATTGCGAATAACACAGGGAATGCCAAGTTTAATTTCCTGAACGCGTCGGATCCTTATCACGCGTACTACCAGCATCGCTTGGCTGAATTTCGTTCCCAGAATCAGTCTTCTGCACAGGAGTCTGGAGACGACTCGGTCGTTCCTGAATCAACCCCGTCTGCACCAGCCCCTGATGGTAATGGTGTTGTGGAAGCAGCGGAGAAGCCGGATATTTCTGCCCAGTTTAGACCGGTGAGGAAAGTGCTTGAGCCACCTGAGGCTGAGCAGTACACGGTTAGGCTTCCTGAAGGAATAACAGGGGAAGAGCTGGACATTATAAAGCTTACAGCACAGTTTGTGGCTCGAAATGGGAAATCATTTTTGACAGGATTGACTAGTAGGGAAGTTAATAATGCCCAATTCCATTTCTTGAAACCAACTCACAGCATGTTTACATTTTTTACTTCGCTTGCGGATGCGTATTCAAAGGTTTTGATGCCTCAGAAGGGTTTGACAGAGAAGCTTAGGAAGAGTGTCCCTGACATGACTACTATCCTTGAAAGGTGTGTAAACAGGCTGGAATGGGAGCGTTCACAGGAGCAAGCTAGGCAAAAGGCTGAGGATGAGATCGAGCAGGAAAGAATACAAATGGCTATGATTGATTGGCATGATTTTGTGGTGGTTGAAACAATAGATTTTGCTGACGATGAGGATGAAGAATTACCGGCTCCAATGACCCTTGAGGAGGTGATAAGGAGAAGCAAGGTGTCGTCAGCCATGGATGAAGATTTTGTTGAGCCTGGAAAGGACATGGAAATTGATATGGATGAGGAAGAGACCCGGCTTGTTGAAGAGGGCATGAGAGCTGCTAGTTTGGAAGACAATGGTGATGGGAAGAAGAACGAAATTAAGGTTACTGAAGACCCTGAACCACCAATGAGGATTGTGAAGAACTGGAAGAGACCAGAGGACAGAGTTCCCGCAGAAAGAGATCCAACCAAGTTTGTTGTTTCTCCTATCACTGGTGAGCTGATTCCTATTAGTGAAATGTCAGAACATATACGAATTTCTCTCATTGATCCTAAATACAAAGAACAAAAAGAAAGGATGTTTGCCAAAATTCGAGAAACAACTCTGGCTCAGGATGATGAAATCTCAAGAAACATTGTTGGACTAGCAAGGACTCGTCCTGATATCTTTGGTACTACGGAGGAAGAGGTTTCCAATGCTGTCAAGGCAGAAATTGAGAAGAAAAATGATGAGCAACCTAAGCAGGTTATATGGGATGGTCACACGGGAAGTATTGGCCGTACTGCAAACCAAGCCATGTCACAGAGTATTGGGAGTGAGGATCAAAATGAGGCCAGGAACCTTCCTGGTCCTGCTGCAcctcctccaagacctggtaTGCCTTCAATTCGtcctcttccaccaccacctGGACTAGCATTGAATCTTCCTCGTGTTCCTCCCAACTTTCAGTATTCTGCTCAGCATAGTGCCGGCCTTCCAATGCCTCCTCCAAGACCACCAGTCATTCCCATGATTCCATCTGTCCGGCCTGCTCCCCCTCCTCCAATGCAAATGACGTCTGGACAGCAGTCTGTTATGGCTGGTCAACAACCTCCAATGGCTCCATCAATTTCTATGAATGGCCAACCAATGCACATACCTCCACCACCTGGATCTCAGTTCACTCCTGTTCCGAGGCCTTATAATCCTATGTCTCATCCACCACCAATGATGCCTATGAATATGATGCATCCACCTCCCATGCCTCAAGGaatgccaccaccaccgcctgaGGAAGCTCCTCCCCCACTTCCAGAGGAACCAGAACCAAAGAAGCAAAAGCTTGATGATTCTTCTCTGATCCCAGAAGATCAATTTCTGGCCCAACATCCC GGACCTGTTCGCATCAGTATATCTGTTCCTAATGTTGATGAAGGAAATCTCAAAGGACAAGTTCTGGAAATAACTGTGCAATCGCTGACTGAAACTGTTGCCAGTCTGAAGGAAAAAATTGCCGGGGAAATCCAGCTCCCTGCTAACAAGCAGAAATTGAGTGGAAAGCCAGGCTTTTTTAAGGATAATTTGTCACTTGCTCATTACAACGTCAGTGGAGGAGAGACACTTGCCCTGTCCTTAAGAGAGCGTGGTGGTAGAAAGAGATGA
- the LOC130744861 gene encoding uncharacterized protein LOC130744861: MELLAILHGLRIAWDRGFRKVVCYSDSYLAVALVTDPPSPFHVMVVLIHNIVDMLHRSWEVRLLHTLHEGNFCADFLVKMEAQQDSGFLLVQDPSPDLEPLLLADSMGSVFIRL; encoded by the coding sequence ATGGAGCTTCTTGCTATTCTCCATGGTTTGAGGATTGCTTGGGATCGTGGCTTTCGTAAGGTTGTCTGTTACTCAGATTCATACCTTGCGGTGGCCCTCGTTACTGATCCCCCTTCTCCCTTTCATGTGATGGTAGTTTTGATTCACAACATTGTTGACATGCTTCATCGCTCTTGGGAAGTGCGCCTGCTTCACACTCTTCATGAGGGCAATTTTTGTGCGGATTTCTTAGTTAAAATGGAAGCTCAACAGGACTCTGGCTTCCTCCTTGTCCAGGATCCCTCTCCGGACTTGGAGCCTTTGTTGTTAGCGGACTCCATGGGTTCAGTCTTTATAAGGCTGTAG